The following are encoded in a window of Kitasatospora sp. NBC_01250 genomic DNA:
- a CDS encoding sensor histidine kinase encodes MSTPALRVMNLALHGLFFTLLAVLVLRGLLDGQLGAAGLAAALALGAAYAVGGLVRRIRFDRRWAGAWLGVVVLLWAALTLGHPEFCYLAFPLYFICLHLLPVRWAVPAVLGLTGLVVAAQAGTAGGLSTAKVLGPLAGAAVALLTAYGYAALYRENRQRQHLIEDLVRTEGKLVASQREAGRLAERQRLAREIHDTLAQGLSSIVMLARSAEAALPADPQAAADWIREVGRTAAENLAEARRFVQALTPPALDDATLAEALRRLAAGRGAVFHLDGEPYALPVEAEVALLRLTQEALANAERHAAAERIAVTLSYLDDEVTLDVFDDGVGFDPRAVADPAVGSGFGLHGMHERIAALGGSLTVESAPGEGTVVAASLRLVALTGPIGLDGLDGLDGLDEPDEPDEPGTLGGPPGPDGSDEPSGPVRPLSFDGLSAQDGHEGLDALAARLLGPRAASSGESLAAPR; translated from the coding sequence GTGAGCACCCCCGCCCTGCGGGTGATGAACCTCGCCCTGCACGGGCTGTTCTTCACCCTCCTGGCGGTGCTGGTGCTGCGCGGTCTGCTGGACGGCCAGCTCGGGGCGGCCGGGCTGGCCGCGGCGCTGGCGCTCGGCGCCGCCTACGCCGTCGGCGGGCTGGTGCGGCGGATCCGGTTCGATCGGCGCTGGGCCGGTGCCTGGCTCGGCGTGGTGGTGCTCCTCTGGGCGGCGCTCACGCTCGGCCACCCGGAGTTCTGCTACCTCGCTTTCCCGCTCTACTTCATCTGCCTGCACCTGCTCCCGGTGCGCTGGGCAGTGCCCGCCGTGCTGGGCCTGACCGGCCTGGTGGTAGCGGCCCAGGCCGGCACGGCGGGCGGGCTGAGCACGGCGAAGGTGCTCGGCCCGCTGGCCGGGGCCGCGGTCGCGCTTCTCACCGCCTACGGCTACGCGGCCCTCTACCGGGAGAACCGCCAGCGGCAGCACCTGATCGAGGACCTGGTGCGCACCGAGGGCAAGCTGGTCGCCAGCCAGCGCGAGGCGGGGCGGCTGGCGGAGCGTCAGCGCCTGGCCCGGGAGATCCACGACACGCTCGCCCAGGGGCTCTCCAGCATCGTCATGCTGGCCCGCTCCGCCGAGGCTGCCCTGCCCGCCGACCCGCAGGCCGCCGCCGACTGGATCCGCGAAGTGGGCCGCACCGCCGCCGAGAACCTGGCCGAGGCCCGCCGCTTCGTGCAGGCGCTCACCCCGCCCGCGCTGGACGACGCCACGCTGGCCGAGGCGCTGCGCCGGCTGGCGGCCGGGCGCGGGGCGGTCTTCCACCTGGACGGCGAACCGTACGCGCTCCCGGTGGAGGCCGAGGTGGCCCTGCTCCGGCTGACCCAGGAGGCGCTGGCCAACGCCGAGCGGCATGCGGCGGCCGAGCGGATCGCGGTGACCCTCAGCTACCTCGACGACGAGGTGACGCTCGACGTGTTCGACGACGGGGTGGGCTTCGACCCCCGAGCGGTGGCCGACCCGGCGGTCGGGAGCGGCTTCGGCCTGCACGGGATGCACGAGCGGATCGCGGCGCTCGGCGGCAGTCTCACCGTCGAGTCGGCCCCGGGCGAGGGCACGGTGGTCGCGGCCTCCCTGCGGCTCGTTGCTCTCACGGGCCCGATCGGGCTGGACGGGCTGGACGGGCTGGACGGGCTGGACGAGCCTGATGAGCCGGACGAGCCGGGCACGCTGGGCGGCCCACCCGGGCCGGACGGCTCGGACGAGCCGTCCGGCCCGGTGCGGCCCCTGTCGTTCGACGGGTTGAGCGCGCAGGACGGCCACGAGGGGCTCGACGCCCTGGCCGCGCGCCTGCTCGGTCCCCGGGCCGCGAGCTCGGGCGAGAGTCTGGCGGCCCCGCGATGA
- a CDS encoding nitronate monooxygenase translates to MAGGASTPALVAAVNEAGGLGYLAAGYRRADAMSEQIARTRELTDRPFGVNLFVPAATDPAALAGVPAYRAELLPEAERRGVALPERIAPDDEDWNAKIAALLADPVPVVSYTFGLPTRQEADALRAAGTAQVATVTSVAEARAAVALGVDALCVQGPEAGGHRGTHQAGPEPGGEPLLELLALVRAAVDLPLIAAGGLGDGAAIAAALRAGARAVQLGTAYLLAEEAGTSAPHRAALADPAFTETVGTRAFTGRVARGLRNAFIDEHAGHAPHAYPEVHHLTAPLRAAATARADTQQMHLWAGTAFAKARPGTAGEITARLWHEAQRQDTPWRTGTAQEREPR, encoded by the coding sequence ATGGCCGGTGGCGCCTCAACTCCCGCGCTGGTCGCGGCCGTCAATGAGGCGGGCGGCCTCGGCTACCTCGCCGCCGGATACAGACGAGCCGACGCGATGAGCGAGCAGATCGCCCGGACACGCGAACTGACGGACCGTCCGTTCGGCGTCAACCTCTTCGTCCCCGCCGCCACCGACCCCGCCGCGCTGGCCGGCGTTCCCGCCTACCGGGCGGAGCTGCTCCCCGAGGCGGAGCGCCGGGGCGTCGCCCTGCCGGAGCGGATCGCCCCGGACGACGAGGACTGGAACGCCAAGATCGCCGCACTGCTCGCCGATCCGGTGCCCGTGGTCTCCTACACCTTCGGCCTGCCGACCCGTCAGGAGGCCGACGCACTGCGGGCGGCGGGCACCGCCCAGGTGGCCACCGTGACCAGCGTGGCCGAGGCCCGCGCGGCGGTGGCGCTGGGAGTGGACGCGCTCTGTGTCCAGGGCCCGGAGGCGGGCGGTCACCGGGGCACCCACCAGGCCGGCCCCGAACCGGGCGGTGAACCCCTGCTGGAGCTGCTCGCCCTGGTCCGCGCCGCCGTCGACCTGCCGCTGATCGCGGCCGGCGGGCTCGGCGACGGCGCCGCGATCGCCGCGGCGCTGCGGGCCGGGGCCAGGGCCGTCCAACTCGGCACCGCCTACCTGCTCGCCGAGGAGGCCGGCACCTCCGCACCGCACCGCGCGGCACTGGCCGACCCGGCCTTCACCGAGACCGTCGGCACCCGTGCCTTCACCGGCCGGGTCGCCCGCGGCCTGCGCAACGCCTTCATCGACGAGCACGCCGGGCACGCCCCCCACGCCTACCCCGAGGTGCACCACCTGACCGCCCCGCTGCGCGCCGCGGCCACCGCCCGTGCCGACACCCAGCAGATGCACCTGTGGGCGGGCACCGCCTTCGCCAAGGCCCGGCCGGGGACGGCGGGCGAGATCACCGCGCGGCTGTGGCACGAGGCGCAGCGGCAGGACACTCCCTGGCGGACGGGCACGGCACAGGAGCGGGAGCCGCGGTGA
- a CDS encoding response regulator transcription factor, giving the protein MIQVLLVDDHPVVRRGLRAMVDELPELEAVGEAGDGAEALRLLDALPRRPDVVLMDLQMGSGMHGVEATRRITALPDPPAVLILTTYSTDADILAAVEAGATGYLLKDAPPPELVAAVQAAARGETVLAPPVAARLLGRVRAGRPTLSPRESEILQLLASGLANRQISKRLFISEATVKTHLVHIYEKLGVDSRTAAIAAGLSSGLIRAG; this is encoded by the coding sequence ATGATCCAGGTGCTGCTGGTCGATGACCACCCGGTGGTGCGGCGGGGCCTGCGCGCCATGGTCGACGAGCTGCCCGAGCTGGAGGCCGTCGGCGAGGCCGGCGACGGAGCGGAGGCGCTGCGCCTGCTCGACGCCCTGCCCCGGCGGCCCGACGTGGTCCTGATGGACCTGCAGATGGGCTCCGGCATGCACGGAGTGGAGGCCACGCGGCGGATCACCGCCCTGCCCGACCCGCCCGCGGTGCTCATCCTGACCACCTACAGCACCGACGCCGACATCCTGGCCGCCGTCGAGGCCGGTGCGACCGGGTACCTGCTCAAGGACGCCCCGCCACCGGAGCTGGTCGCCGCGGTCCAGGCCGCCGCCCGGGGCGAGACGGTGCTGGCACCGCCGGTGGCGGCGCGCCTGCTCGGGCGGGTACGGGCCGGCCGGCCCACGCTGTCGCCCCGCGAGTCCGAGATCCTCCAACTGCTCGCATCGGGGCTGGCGAACCGTCAGATCTCCAAGCGCCTCTTCATCAGCGAGGCCACCGTCAAGACCCACCTGGTGCACATCTACGAGAAGCTCGGCGTGGACAGCCGCACCGCCGCGATCGCCGCCGGGCTGAGCAGCGGCCTGATCCGCGCCGGCTGA
- a CDS encoding TetR/AcrR family transcriptional regulator, whose translation MPPASPSPAAAASNSSPTAAVARGTAGRAQVLAAAAELFTRDGYAATTTRAVAERAGLRQSTLYHHFASKDAILATLLEGTVTPALAHANRLLETAEPVPGARLWSMVHFDTALLLGGFSNLGALYLLPEVRGERFADFRRLRCELGAAYRTLLAGLDGLPASELTLRAELVLGLVEGTVAVSRQCAEHATETVCVAVADAAVRLACGAGCPPERLTAIRTAARGLPG comes from the coding sequence ATGCCCCCCGCCTCACCGTCCCCCGCCGCCGCTGCCTCCAACTCCAGCCCCACCGCCGCGGTCGCGCGCGGTACCGCCGGCCGCGCCCAGGTCCTCGCGGCCGCCGCCGAGTTGTTCACCCGGGACGGCTACGCGGCCACCACCACCCGTGCGGTCGCCGAACGCGCCGGACTGCGCCAGTCCACCCTGTACCACCACTTCGCGAGCAAGGACGCCATCCTCGCCACCCTGCTCGAAGGCACCGTCACCCCCGCCCTCGCCCACGCCAACCGCCTGCTGGAGACCGCCGAACCGGTGCCCGGTGCCCGGCTCTGGTCGATGGTCCACTTCGACACCGCTCTGCTGCTCGGCGGCTTCTCCAACCTGGGCGCGCTCTACCTGCTGCCCGAGGTGCGAGGCGAGCGGTTCGCCGACTTCCGCCGGCTCCGCTGCGAACTCGGCGCTGCCTACCGCACCCTGCTGGCCGGGCTGGACGGTCTGCCCGCGTCGGAGCTGACCCTGCGGGCCGAGCTGGTGCTCGGCCTGGTGGAGGGCACCGTGGCCGTCTCGCGACAGTGCGCCGAACACGCGACGGAGACGGTCTGCGTCGCGGTGGCCGATGCCGCGGTGCGCCTGGCCTGCGGGGCCGGCTGCCCGCCCGAGCGGCTCACGGCCATCCGGACGGCGGCGCGCGGGCTGCCCGGCTGA
- a CDS encoding ABC transporter permease, with amino-acid sequence MFVALRDLRFARGRFALMGAVVTLISTLVVFLYGLTGGLASAASSTIAGLPADRIVFGAPAGAAPTVSFSSSSISSEQQAGWTSAPGISSVEPLGVSMTRLTAGGSATSVSVLGAGGPLLPPLRSGAAPGDGQVAVGTDTAADSHLAVGQQVRLGPRTLTVSAITDQRSYAHAPTVWTTLPTWQALSGQTRPTALAITAGRAADLGALDRYQNTKAATLDGALAGIDGYAAEQGSLQLIQGFLFAVSALVVGAFFTVWTIQRKPDIAVLKAVGASSAYLVRDALAQATVVLLAGALLGGAAGAAGGAIAATDVPFDLSATSVAVPVAAMVLLGLLGAVLAVRRITAVDPITALGAAR; translated from the coding sequence GTGTTCGTCGCTCTGCGTGACCTCCGCTTCGCCAGGGGCCGCTTCGCCCTGATGGGCGCGGTGGTCACCTTGATCAGCACCCTGGTGGTCTTCCTCTACGGGCTGACCGGCGGCCTGGCCTCGGCGGCCTCCTCCACCATCGCCGGGCTGCCGGCCGACCGGATCGTCTTCGGCGCGCCCGCCGGCGCCGCGCCGACCGTCTCCTTCAGCTCCAGCTCCATCTCGTCCGAGCAGCAGGCGGGGTGGACGAGTGCGCCCGGGATCTCTTCGGTCGAGCCCCTCGGGGTCTCGATGACCAGGCTGACCGCCGGCGGGAGCGCCACCTCGGTCAGCGTGCTGGGCGCCGGCGGCCCGCTGCTGCCGCCGCTGCGCTCGGGAGCCGCCCCGGGCGACGGTCAGGTCGCGGTGGGCACCGACACCGCCGCCGACAGCCACCTGGCGGTCGGCCAGCAGGTCCGGCTGGGGCCCCGGACGCTGACCGTCAGCGCGATCACGGACCAGCGCTCCTATGCACACGCCCCCACCGTCTGGACCACGCTGCCCACCTGGCAGGCGCTCAGCGGCCAGACCCGCCCGACCGCCCTGGCGATCACCGCGGGCCGCGCCGCCGACCTCGGCGCCCTCGATCGATACCAGAACACGAAGGCCGCCACGCTGGACGGCGCCCTGGCCGGCATCGACGGCTACGCGGCCGAGCAAGGCAGCCTGCAACTGATCCAGGGCTTCCTCTTCGCGGTCAGTGCGCTGGTGGTCGGCGCCTTCTTCACCGTCTGGACGATCCAGCGCAAACCCGATATCGCCGTCCTCAAGGCGGTCGGCGCGAGCAGCGCCTACCTGGTGCGGGACGCACTCGCCCAGGCCACCGTGGTGCTGCTGGCCGGCGCCCTGCTCGGCGGGGCGGCGGGTGCGGCCGGCGGGGCAATCGCCGCCACCGACGTCCCCTTCGACCTGAGCGCGACCAGCGTGGCCGTACCGGTGGCCGCCATGGTGCTGCTCGGCCTGCTCGGCGCCGTGCTGGCCGTGCGCCGGATCACCGCCGTCGACCCGATCACCGCCCTGGGAGCCGCCCGATGA